In a single window of the Chondrocystis sp. NIES-4102 genome:
- a CDS encoding 2Fe-2S ferredoxin, producing the protein MKTYRIELINRDNFTLEITADKYILEGIEQAGLSLPVGCRYGACITCAAKLIKGKVDQSQAICLKPEQIKAGYVLLCIAKARSSCTFEVGLESQAGLYFNPFL; encoded by the coding sequence ATGAAAACTTATCGCATTGAATTAATCAATCGAGATAATTTTACCCTAGAGATAACAGCAGATAAATATATTTTAGAAGGGATTGAACAGGCTGGATTATCCTTACCTGTAGGCTGCCGTTATGGAGCTTGTATTACCTGTGCTGCCAAATTAATTAAAGGCAAGGTAGATCAATCCCAAGCCATTTGTCTGAAACCAGAACAAATCAAAGCTGGATATGTTTTACTGTGTATTGCCAAAGCCCGCTCCTCTTGTACGTTTGAAGTTGGCTTGGAATCTCAAGCAGGTTTATATTTCAATCCTTTCCTTTGA